The following are from one region of the Paraglaciecola sp. L1A13 genome:
- a CDS encoding aminotransferase class V-fold PLP-dependent enzyme, which translates to MLRREFLNGFGLSVGASLLIPSTVLGAQTAEVVASSPIQPGDWTALRNLFPLTRKYIQLSTFLLASHPKPVADAIEKHRRAFDENPSDYWHQHFETIDHEICHAAGQYMGCKARNIALTDSTTMGLSLVYSGLQLQPDDEVLQTVHDHYSTDMSLAYRAQRTGAKINRIALYDDPARANTDDIVQRMKAAITSNTRVFAATWVHSSTGVKLPIRAMADTINALNKQRKADQQILFCVDGVHGFGIEDQNISELGCDFFIAGTHKWIFGPRGTGLIWGNDNAWAQSEPVIPSFSASYDVWLGGMTQDQVPVGEHMSPGGFHSFEHRWALPEAFKLHQQLGKANVQKRIHQLNQQTKMGLTKMPHITLYTPTSNEMSSGLVCFDVKGVSPGDVVKKMHNKGIIMSSTPYRISYARFAPSLLNNEQEIEQALAEIQALA; encoded by the coding sequence ATGTTAAGACGTGAATTTTTAAATGGATTTGGCCTGAGCGTTGGCGCAAGTTTGTTGATACCAAGCACTGTGCTTGGTGCTCAAACGGCAGAGGTAGTTGCCTCTTCCCCTATTCAGCCTGGGGATTGGACCGCATTACGTAATCTATTTCCTTTGACGCGAAAGTACATCCAGTTGTCGACGTTTTTACTGGCGTCACATCCAAAACCGGTAGCGGATGCTATCGAGAAACATCGTCGAGCGTTTGATGAAAATCCATCAGATTATTGGCATCAGCATTTCGAAACCATTGACCATGAAATCTGTCATGCCGCCGGTCAATATATGGGGTGTAAGGCGCGCAATATTGCTCTAACTGATAGCACGACCATGGGATTAAGCTTGGTTTATAGCGGGTTGCAACTGCAACCTGATGATGAAGTACTACAGACTGTGCATGATCATTATTCTACTGATATGTCCTTAGCATATCGCGCTCAGCGCACTGGCGCTAAAATAAACCGTATCGCGTTATATGATGATCCTGCACGCGCCAATACTGACGATATTGTGCAGCGCATGAAAGCCGCCATAACCAGCAATACACGCGTTTTTGCTGCAACCTGGGTGCACTCTTCCACTGGCGTTAAATTACCCATAAGGGCCATGGCTGACACGATTAATGCTCTGAACAAACAACGAAAAGCCGATCAACAAATATTATTTTGTGTTGATGGTGTACATGGTTTTGGTATAGAAGATCAGAATATTAGTGAATTGGGCTGTGATTTCTTTATTGCCGGTACTCACAAGTGGATATTCGGTCCAAGGGGCACAGGACTGATTTGGGGGAACGATAATGCGTGGGCTCAAAGCGAGCCTGTAATCCCGAGTTTTAGTGCGTCTTACGATGTCTGGTTGGGCGGCATGACGCAAGATCAGGTGCCCGTTGGGGAACACATGTCTCCAGGTGGATTTCATTCTTTTGAACATCGCTGGGCGTTACCTGAAGCATTTAAGCTTCATCAACAGTTAGGCAAAGCCAATGTACAAAAGCGCATTCATCAATTAAATCAGCAAACCAAAATGGGCTTAACAAAGATGCCACACATAACCTTATATACGCCAACCAGTAACGAAATGTCATCGGGCTTAGTTTGCTTTGATGTGAAGGGAGTATCACCAGGGGATGTTGTGAAAAAAATGCATAACAAAGGCATTATAATGAGTAGCACACCTTATCGTATCAGCTATGCTAGATTCGCCCCTTCGCTGCTAAATAACGAGCAAGAGATTGAACAGGCACTTGCCGAAATCCAAGCTTTAGCTTAG
- a CDS encoding potassium channel family protein: MFYVLTINTLLVAATVMLHYEFLHRIMNYLPKMKIKHSYRIVFGVFGAITAHICEIWIFAFAYYVMNRVDGWGSITGNFNGGLLDSAYFSFTVYTTVGFGDIEPLGPLRFLTGIESLTGLVLITWTASFLFFEMQRHWKIV, translated from the coding sequence ATGTTTTATGTGCTGACCATCAATACTTTACTTGTCGCGGCCACCGTGATGCTTCATTACGAGTTTTTGCATCGTATCATGAACTATTTACCTAAAATGAAAATTAAGCACAGTTACCGCATAGTTTTCGGGGTTTTCGGTGCAATAACAGCCCATATCTGTGAAATTTGGATTTTTGCATTCGCCTATTACGTTATGAATCGTGTAGATGGCTGGGGCAGTATTACTGGAAACTTTAATGGTGGACTGCTCGATAGCGCATATTTTTCGTTTACGGTTTACACCACAGTAGGGTTTGGCGATATTGAGCCTTTAGGGCCGCTAAGATTCCTAACTGGGATAGAATCGCTAACAGGTTTGGTACTTATCACGTGGACAGCTTCGTTTTTATTTTTTGAAATGCAAAGGCATTGGAAGATTGTTTAG
- a CDS encoding lysozyme yields MNINQLIILIIPTFCILVSGCASQKNTSPATGSSPTTANTPPAPTTKGATNQACINIIKHSEGVRLKAYQGPAGHWLIGYGHKADVVKGMKINAQQAENLLKTDLLKIEDQMSKLVKVPVNNNQFSALVCLGYNIGMGNLYKSTLLRLLNKGDYAGASAQFSVWRKAAGKINSHLVARRAKEQKLFNR; encoded by the coding sequence ATGAACATTAATCAACTGATTATCTTGATAATTCCCACTTTTTGCATACTTGTCAGCGGGTGCGCAAGCCAGAAAAACACTTCACCGGCTACAGGTTCATCGCCTACCACAGCAAACACTCCGCCCGCCCCCACAACGAAAGGAGCAACGAACCAAGCCTGTATCAATATTATTAAACACTCAGAAGGCGTTAGACTAAAAGCCTATCAAGGTCCAGCTGGACACTGGTTAATTGGCTATGGTCATAAGGCTGATGTCGTTAAAGGCATGAAGATAAATGCGCAACAGGCTGAAAACTTGCTCAAAACTGATTTGCTTAAAATTGAAGATCAAATGAGCAAATTGGTGAAAGTGCCTGTCAATAATAATCAATTTAGCGCTTTGGTCTGCTTGGGTTACAACATAGGCATGGGCAATCTATACAAGTCGACTTTATTACGTTTACTCAATAAAGGAGACTACGCTGGCGCGAGCGCTCAATTCAGTGTATGGCGAAAAGCCGCCGGTAAAATTAACAGTCATTTAGTTGCTCGACGGGCAAAAGAGCAAAAATTATTTAACCGATAA
- a CDS encoding HugZ family protein: protein MKLEQYIFDAKTLVRQQHSGVLSTHSQSVQGYPFGSVVPYFMTTEGNLIIYISQIAQHTRNIKGNTKVSMTMFDSGQNDSQAAGRVTLLGDAELIDNEDVTAQYLRLFPQAKGYQQTHDFMFYQIKAERIRYIGGFGKIFWINKSDWLSLAEQWHHASNEIVQHMNDDHQDAMSLIVAHQFGLRAKKVIMLSAFFEGVHIQADDHIVYCPFDQLCTTAKQVREQLVADTHAARAASTLTVA, encoded by the coding sequence ATGAAATTGGAACAATATATTTTTGATGCCAAAACCTTAGTTCGTCAGCAACACAGTGGTGTGCTTAGTACGCACTCACAATCTGTACAAGGCTACCCATTTGGCTCCGTTGTACCGTATTTTATGACTACAGAAGGCAACTTGATTATTTATATTAGCCAAATTGCTCAACATACCCGCAATATTAAGGGCAACACTAAAGTGTCGATGACTATGTTTGATAGTGGGCAAAATGACTCTCAAGCGGCTGGTCGTGTAACTTTATTAGGTGACGCAGAGTTAATTGATAACGAAGACGTGACTGCTCAGTATTTACGCTTATTTCCTCAAGCCAAAGGTTATCAGCAAACCCATGACTTTATGTTTTACCAGATAAAAGCTGAACGTATTCGTTACATTGGCGGGTTTGGCAAAATATTTTGGATAAATAAATCGGATTGGCTCTCACTTGCGGAACAATGGCATCATGCAAGCAACGAAATTGTGCAGCATATGAATGACGACCACCAAGACGCTATGTCCCTTATTGTTGCTCATCAGTTTGGGTTGCGAGCAAAGAAGGTCATTATGCTATCGGCATTTTTTGAAGGGGTACATATTCAAGCTGACGACCATATTGTGTATTGTCCGTTTGACCAGCTTTGCACGACAGCCAAGCAGGTTAGGGAGCAACTTGTGGCAGATACACATGCTGCGAGAGCCGCATCGACGTTGACAGTGGCGTAA
- a CDS encoding ABC transporter ATP-binding protein produces the protein MLKLQNVSLSHGAFTLLEGLDLTINSGDFMTVIGENGCGKSTLLRCIAGLHSSYKGKVTFGQKSVNDWPSKLLAKKRAFVNQHNQVQFAFITEEVLQLGRTNQHESQHQSNALICQMAEQLSIGHLFGRDVRTLSGGERQRVFIAKALVQLLPNANETKNGRDFEGKLLLLDEPTSALDFRFQKAMMEIVKGFCLQGLGVMCVSHDINLILPYATQVILLANGRCLAQGSASNVINAQNLHQCFGVMPKLIPQHNSVPYITH, from the coding sequence ATGCTTAAACTACAAAATGTATCCCTAAGCCACGGTGCTTTCACCTTATTAGAGGGGCTTGATTTGACTATTAATAGTGGCGATTTTATGACCGTGATTGGCGAAAATGGCTGTGGTAAATCTACTTTGTTGCGCTGTATTGCGGGGTTACATTCAAGTTATAAGGGCAAGGTGACGTTTGGGCAAAAAAGTGTCAATGATTGGCCAAGCAAATTGCTGGCAAAAAAGCGCGCGTTTGTGAATCAGCATAATCAGGTGCAGTTTGCGTTTATTACCGAAGAAGTATTGCAGCTAGGCCGCACCAACCAGCATGAAAGCCAACACCAAAGCAATGCGTTGATTTGCCAAATGGCCGAACAATTAAGTATCGGGCATTTGTTTGGTCGTGACGTACGAACGTTGTCTGGCGGGGAACGTCAGCGAGTTTTTATTGCCAAAGCATTAGTGCAATTGCTGCCCAATGCCAACGAAACAAAAAACGGGCGCGATTTTGAGGGGAAGTTATTGCTACTTGATGAGCCAACGTCAGCCCTAGATTTCCGTTTTCAAAAAGCCATGATGGAAATCGTGAAAGGTTTTTGCCTGCAAGGATTAGGCGTGATGTGTGTAAGTCACGATATCAACCTTATATTGCCATATGCCACACAGGTTATCTTGTTAGCGAATGGTCGTTGTTTAGCCCAAGGCAGTGCTTCGAATGTTATTAATGCGCAAAATTTACATCAATGTTTTGGGGTGATGCCCAAACTTATTCCACAACACAACAGTGTGCCGTATATCACCCACTGA
- a CDS encoding iron ABC transporter permease: MRAFTVALILALVLFMVGMQSGSFEQSMGILVEALSHKFNQQDLSQEQYLQWYVFSELRAPRIFMAMFVGALLAMSGCAMQGLVRNPLADPGLIGISGGAAAAAATALALINHYPQLTSGGQYFIALSAFIGALLAVWIVLIVARTSAGMAISSLILAGVAVNALAGTHIGAISYMANDDALRQITYWTMGSLGGVTWSKILFVSILSVPIIGLYMHLRQPLNLFSLGENEAQCMGLEVNKYKRLILWLVAFSVALATALCGIIGFVGLVVPHIARNLFSADHKYLMPACGVLGAILMLAADTASRALFPPLEIPIGIVTSAVGAPFFLYLLAKQKGTGVNA; encoded by the coding sequence ATGCGCGCCTTTACTGTGGCGCTGATATTAGCCTTGGTGTTATTCATGGTCGGTATGCAATCTGGTAGCTTCGAACAATCAATGGGTATTTTGGTTGAGGCCTTGTCGCATAAGTTTAATCAACAAGATTTATCACAAGAGCAATATTTACAATGGTATGTGTTTTCTGAATTGCGGGCGCCGCGTATCTTTATGGCAATGTTCGTTGGAGCATTACTGGCGATGTCGGGTTGTGCCATGCAAGGTTTGGTCAGAAATCCACTTGCGGATCCAGGATTGATTGGGATCTCTGGCGGTGCTGCAGCTGCAGCTGCTACAGCACTGGCGCTGATTAATCATTACCCACAGCTCACCAGTGGCGGACAGTATTTTATTGCCTTGAGTGCGTTTATCGGCGCGTTGTTAGCGGTATGGATTGTATTAATTGTGGCGCGTACTTCAGCTGGCATGGCTATTTCGTCATTAATATTAGCGGGTGTGGCGGTCAATGCCCTCGCTGGTACACATATTGGCGCCATTAGTTATATGGCAAACGATGATGCTTTACGCCAAATAACCTACTGGACAATGGGTAGTCTTGGAGGGGTAACTTGGTCAAAAATATTGTTTGTAAGTATCCTAAGCGTACCTATTATTGGTTTGTATATGCACCTTCGACAGCCGCTCAACCTATTTTCTTTAGGGGAAAATGAAGCACAATGTATGGGCCTTGAGGTTAATAAATATAAGCGTCTTATTTTGTGGCTGGTGGCTTTTTCTGTGGCTTTGGCAACAGCGCTATGCGGAATTATTGGTTTTGTTGGACTAGTTGTGCCCCATATCGCACGCAACTTATTTAGTGCAGATCATAAATACTTAATGCCTGCTTGCGGCGTATTAGGCGCGATTCTTATGCTTGCGGCGGATACTGCGTCACGAGCATTATTTCCACCACTTGAAATTCCTATTGGTATCGTCACTTCGGCAGTGGGCGCACCGTTTTTTCTGTATTTGTTAGCCAAACAAAAAGGCACAGGTGTAAATGCTTAA
- a CDS encoding hemin ABC transporter substrate-binding protein, with protein sequence MFKFIHYFLVAVSLGLGSTTWAQVKTSADVGNHSAHKDMRIIASGGSITEIIYALDKQQFIVAADSTSMFPAAAESLPKLGYFRQLSTEGIIGFQPTHLFGAQATGPESLPEQLKAAGIKVHIFNEQRDLDGLYQLVSEIGLLLDAPEKATNLNNSIGKQVAELKIKAQARINMSRSKRNNIKVTALFIMSDSDRGLSVAGGNTVPQALFNDAGIINAAKGLHDYKVMDNESILAANPDIIFVASHRVKDGAALQRLCQHPALKATIAGRNCAISSMESSSALGLSPRYPQALQTVLERTASFYTDAH encoded by the coding sequence ATGTTCAAATTTATTCATTATTTTCTAGTCGCTGTTTCGTTAGGCTTAGGGAGCACAACATGGGCACAAGTCAAAACATCGGCTGATGTTGGTAACCACTCGGCGCACAAAGATATGCGTATTATTGCCTCTGGTGGCAGTATTACTGAAATTATTTATGCACTTGATAAACAGCAATTTATCGTAGCCGCAGACAGCACCAGTATGTTTCCCGCGGCGGCTGAATCACTACCTAAGCTAGGCTATTTTCGACAGCTCAGTACCGAGGGCATTATAGGGTTTCAGCCCACTCATCTGTTTGGTGCACAAGCAACGGGGCCTGAAAGCTTGCCAGAGCAACTTAAGGCGGCGGGGATTAAGGTACATATTTTTAATGAGCAACGGGATTTAGATGGACTCTACCAATTGGTCAGCGAGATAGGCCTGCTGTTAGACGCGCCAGAAAAGGCCACGAATTTGAATAATAGTATTGGTAAACAGGTTGCTGAGTTAAAAATAAAGGCACAGGCCAGAATCAACATGAGCAGATCTAAGCGCAATAATATCAAAGTTACCGCGCTGTTTATTATGTCTGATAGCGACAGAGGGCTTAGCGTTGCCGGAGGAAATACTGTGCCGCAAGCCTTGTTTAATGACGCGGGGATAATAAACGCAGCGAAGGGTCTTCATGATTATAAGGTGATGGATAACGAGTCTATTTTGGCGGCTAATCCAGATATTATTTTTGTGGCCAGCCACCGCGTAAAAGACGGCGCTGCCTTACAGCGTTTATGCCAACATCCTGCGCTTAAAGCCACTATAGCTGGGCGAAACTGCGCCATTAGTAGCATGGAAAGTAGCAGTGCGCTGGGTTTATCGCCGCGTTATCCACAAGCCTTACAAACCGTGCTTGAGCGCACAGCGTCGTTTTATACTGATGCACACTAA
- a CDS encoding HmuY family protein, with amino-acid sequence MKISYLASLGAVMLLTACGGSSSGDSSVEPSPSEPATPVAEEGTIFGPFSTGTTSEPVRVYFDLDTGEVVELTDEEATDNSVWDIAFQRTKVYLNTHSDNSVGAFFTDVNSDFYTANGSAVVDSFLNADGDSELDDYLVISTADIPTEDSFVRDTQESVIGAKFYDYDLSTHVVSANDDLYFIVDSDDVYSKFRVTDLTTQGRTMSSITFGVAAQDTLAGDTEFGTESELTINTADCTENVYIDFDLGAALSASDAWDISLACTTIDEITGAEFDIHIAQDATALVDEDNVYAAIDSEAAQYYGFTSDVTQELAFDTNPWYQYNLNGGHLLWSQYGVYLVKTNISTFKIQITSYYDEAGTSGNYSFRFDEL; translated from the coding sequence ATGAAAATCAGTTATTTAGCTAGCTTGGGTGCGGTCATGTTACTTACTGCATGTGGCGGTTCAAGTTCAGGTGATAGCAGCGTTGAGCCTTCACCGTCAGAGCCCGCTACACCCGTCGCTGAAGAGGGGACCATTTTCGGACCATTCAGCACTGGCACAACGTCCGAACCGGTTCGGGTGTACTTTGACTTAGATACGGGCGAAGTCGTTGAATTAACTGATGAAGAAGCGACTGATAATAGTGTGTGGGATATCGCGTTTCAGCGCACGAAAGTGTATTTAAATACGCATAGTGACAATAGCGTTGGTGCATTTTTTACTGATGTAAACAGTGATTTTTATACAGCAAATGGTAGCGCCGTAGTGGACAGCTTTCTAAACGCCGATGGGGATTCTGAGCTTGATGACTATCTGGTGATCAGTACAGCTGATATTCCCACAGAAGACAGCTTTGTGAGGGATACCCAAGAAAGCGTTATTGGTGCTAAATTTTATGATTACGACTTATCCACTCACGTGGTAAGTGCAAATGACGATCTTTACTTTATTGTCGATTCCGACGATGTGTATAGCAAATTTCGGGTTACCGACTTAACTACACAAGGCCGCACGATGTCGTCGATTACCTTCGGTGTTGCCGCACAAGACACGCTAGCAGGAGACACCGAATTTGGCACTGAGTCGGAGCTAACCATCAATACGGCGGATTGTACTGAAAACGTGTATATCGATTTTGACTTAGGCGCGGCACTTTCTGCCAGTGACGCATGGGATATATCTTTGGCATGCACCACAATCGATGAAATAACCGGTGCTGAATTCGACATACACATTGCCCAAGATGCGACAGCGTTAGTCGATGAAGATAACGTTTATGCTGCGATCGATAGTGAAGCTGCGCAGTATTATGGCTTCACTTCAGACGTTACTCAAGAGTTAGCTTTTGATACTAACCCTTGGTATCAATACAACTTAAATGGCGGTCATTTATTGTGGTCCCAATACGGTGTGTATTTAGTCAAAACTAATATCAGTACATTCAAAATACAGATCACTAGTTATTACGATGAAGCAGGTACATCCGGCAACTATAGCTTTCGTTTTGATGAACTTTAA
- a CDS encoding TonB-dependent siderophore receptor gives MLLSTSAVGQLNQDQMTQETAGSPLETLVVTGTRTELAQSRSPISIDVITGAQLQQVSHGTLASALNYIPGVVTKRNAKDGYTVQMQGFDGDHVLVLVNSQPLIAPTGASADLDQISVLNIERIEVLRGAASVLYGSSAMGGVINVITRKAEKNSAKFRYQASNYTQNSIDSGDVAGLYQLDVNQMILGWQGSLSAQKIDDPGFDYDKNTLAQSAPTTDKKFVNLGLARTFGEVNFSLKSRYFSDDKIKLRYAIPGQSGDISYLSNVHQWQQDFGVSKNQLWKIQGRVLQHDETSGDSNGLRDAEIKLAELDGQYQWQLNEVTLISGLVLHRDELYQMKQGVSVSDTDIGVSDGTVEIADKGRNSIEGYTQGSWQVAEHELVAGTRVQYDSDFGWHSATRVNGLFALSDDKHDLWQLRVGAGQSYRVPTLKERFYVFDHSNLGYMVLGNESLDPETALSANLEISYHGTVAKLLAFKHTSNVHFPRLSLRANAHYSKAKDFINTVTDVDASAQTGLLISQYENVDKTYIKGVDLSAKLSWSKIDYQLSYSYLHATDGSGAYLSDRPTHQIKSNINWQLPLDINALAYVVYEAGEHPSSTQTGIEKDNWLSVNLSVNQHINDQWQWNAGIDNLFDEHQESEAISSGLLDVRPLASRRVFAGVTYQFY, from the coding sequence ATGCTACTAAGTACGAGCGCCGTCGGTCAATTAAATCAAGACCAGATGACGCAAGAAACGGCTGGCTCTCCCCTTGAAACGCTCGTTGTCACGGGTACGCGAACAGAGCTCGCTCAGTCTAGAAGTCCTATATCTATCGATGTGATCACGGGTGCGCAACTGCAACAGGTTAGTCACGGCACGCTGGCGAGTGCTTTAAATTATATTCCTGGAGTGGTGACTAAACGTAACGCAAAAGACGGTTACACGGTCCAAATGCAAGGTTTTGATGGGGATCATGTGTTGGTGTTAGTGAATAGTCAGCCGCTTATTGCCCCTACTGGCGCTTCAGCGGACTTGGATCAAATCAGCGTGCTGAACATAGAACGTATTGAAGTTTTGAGGGGGGCTGCTTCGGTACTTTATGGTAGCTCCGCCATGGGCGGAGTGATCAACGTTATTACACGCAAAGCGGAGAAAAACAGTGCTAAATTTAGGTATCAAGCCAGTAATTATACTCAAAATAGTATTGATTCCGGGGATGTTGCAGGATTGTATCAGTTAGACGTTAATCAAATGATTCTAGGCTGGCAAGGAAGTCTTAGCGCGCAAAAAATTGATGACCCCGGTTTTGATTACGATAAGAATACACTTGCACAAAGTGCACCAACTACTGACAAAAAATTCGTTAATTTAGGGCTGGCTCGTACCTTTGGTGAAGTGAATTTTTCGCTGAAATCTCGTTATTTCAGCGATGATAAAATCAAGTTACGCTATGCCATTCCTGGGCAGTCTGGGGACATCAGTTATCTTTCAAATGTACATCAATGGCAGCAAGATTTCGGCGTAAGCAAAAATCAATTATGGAAAATTCAAGGTCGCGTGCTGCAACATGATGAAACGAGCGGTGATTCAAATGGCTTGCGCGATGCTGAAATAAAACTAGCAGAATTAGACGGCCAATATCAGTGGCAATTAAACGAGGTGACATTGATCTCTGGTTTGGTGTTGCACCGTGACGAACTATACCAAATGAAGCAAGGTGTGTCGGTGTCAGACACTGATATTGGCGTGTCAGATGGCACGGTTGAAATAGCGGATAAAGGCCGTAACAGCATAGAAGGTTACACGCAAGGAAGTTGGCAGGTGGCAGAGCACGAACTTGTGGCGGGTACTCGGGTTCAGTATGACAGTGATTTTGGCTGGCACAGCGCTACCCGCGTAAATGGATTATTTGCCCTTAGCGACGACAAACATGATTTATGGCAGTTACGAGTAGGGGCCGGCCAAAGTTATCGTGTGCCTACCTTGAAAGAACGTTTTTATGTGTTTGATCACAGCAATTTAGGATACATGGTCTTGGGCAATGAGTCTCTTGATCCTGAAACTGCGCTAAGTGCAAATTTAGAGATCAGCTATCACGGTACTGTGGCCAAATTATTGGCTTTTAAACACACATCGAACGTGCACTTCCCCAGATTATCTTTGCGTGCTAACGCACATTATTCCAAGGCAAAAGACTTTATCAATACAGTGACCGATGTGGATGCATCGGCGCAAACAGGTCTGCTAATTTCCCAATACGAGAACGTAGATAAAACCTATATCAAAGGCGTGGACTTATCAGCAAAGCTAAGTTGGTCAAAAATAGATTATCAACTTAGCTATAGCTACCTTCACGCCACTGATGGTAGTGGTGCGTATTTAAGTGATCGACCTACTCATCAAATTAAATCAAATATTAATTGGCAACTTCCCCTTGATATCAACGCATTAGCCTATGTGGTTTATGAGGCTGGTGAACATCCAAGTAGTACCCAAACTGGCATTGAAAAAGATAACTGGCTAAGCGTCAACCTAAGTGTAAATCAGCATATCAATGATCAATGGCAATGGAATGCGGGTATCGACAATCTCTTCGATGAACACCAGGAAAGTGAAGCCATTTCCTCAGGTTTACTCGATGTACGCCCGCTGGCGAGCCGTCGAGTATTTGCTGGCGTGACATATCAATTTTACTAA
- a CDS encoding M20/M25/M40 family metallo-hydrolase has translation MLKVITSVVTLVICSSAFSAQNQHTEHAQKTLDIYRNVISIPTVAGKGNVPQMANYLASEFYAAGFAKQDVNVIPSGETAALVVRYRGAPDSNKKPILLLGHMDVVEALPADWQRYPFELTQDNHYFYGRGSIDNKLGVTMLSSTFIRLKKEGFVPNRDLIIAFSGDEETGMITTEMLAKMPALLEAEYALNSDAGGGDLNAQGKAIAYLVQAAEKTYVSFELTVRNPGGHSSRPRADNAIYEISSALLNLQQYHFPVQYSDMTREFFRESGKQLGGELGQAMRDFAKNPSDKTASDRLEKESSYVGTTRTTCIPTMLTAGHAENAAPQSATVTINCRIFPGTSVEEVKNTLREVVKNPAIEFVTLGQPTASPISELREDVTHAISKAVHARYPDVSIMAYMESGGTDGMHFRAAGIPTWAMSSVFMDPDEMFAHGLNERLPVKAFYDGLDHWTIILKELTTD, from the coding sequence ATGCTTAAGGTTATTACGTCAGTTGTCACGCTTGTTATCTGTTCAAGCGCCTTTTCCGCGCAAAATCAACATACTGAGCATGCACAGAAAACGCTGGATATTTATCGTAACGTTATATCTATTCCAACGGTTGCAGGCAAAGGAAACGTGCCGCAAATGGCTAACTATTTAGCGTCAGAGTTTTATGCAGCTGGTTTTGCCAAACAAGATGTAAACGTTATTCCCAGTGGTGAAACGGCCGCATTGGTGGTGCGTTACCGTGGTGCGCCGGACTCTAACAAGAAACCCATTTTGTTATTAGGGCATATGGATGTTGTTGAAGCCCTGCCCGCAGATTGGCAGCGTTATCCGTTTGAGCTCACCCAGGACAATCACTATTTTTATGGTCGCGGGAGTATCGATAACAAATTGGGCGTGACCATGTTGTCGTCTACTTTTATTCGCTTGAAAAAAGAAGGATTTGTCCCGAACCGTGATCTTATCATCGCTTTTTCTGGGGATGAAGAAACCGGCATGATTACCACAGAAATGTTAGCCAAAATGCCGGCACTTCTCGAGGCCGAATATGCCTTAAATTCTGATGCAGGTGGTGGCGATTTAAATGCACAAGGCAAAGCGATTGCGTATTTAGTGCAAGCGGCGGAAAAAACGTATGTCAGTTTTGAGTTAACCGTTCGCAACCCCGGTGGTCATAGCTCTAGACCGCGAGCAGATAATGCGATTTATGAAATATCAAGCGCATTATTAAACCTTCAGCAATATCATTTTCCCGTTCAGTACAGCGATATGACACGAGAATTCTTCCGTGAATCAGGCAAACAATTAGGCGGGGAGCTAGGTCAAGCCATGCGAGATTTTGCAAAAAATCCATCGGATAAAACCGCTTCAGACCGCTTAGAAAAAGAATCGTCTTACGTGGGAACAACGCGTACTACCTGTATTCCTACCATGTTAACTGCTGGTCATGCTGAAAATGCCGCACCGCAGTCGGCGACGGTAACGATCAATTGTCGTATCTTTCCTGGCACGTCAGTCGAAGAGGTAAAAAACACCTTGCGAGAAGTGGTTAAAAATCCTGCTATCGAATTTGTTACCTTAGGCCAGCCAACTGCTAGCCCGATATCAGAATTGCGCGAAGATGTGACTCATGCAATCAGTAAAGCGGTTCACGCGCGCTATCCAGATGTGAGTATTATGGCTTATATGGAGTCGGGCGGCACAGATGGCATGCATTTTCGTGCCGCGGGAATACCTACTTGGGCAATGTCCAGTGTATTTATGGATCCTGATGAAATGTTTGCTCATGGCTTAAATGAACGACTGCCGGTCAAAGCGTTTTATGATGGGCTCGATCATTGGACCATTATTCTTAAAGAACTGACTACAGATTAA